Proteins from a genomic interval of Clostridium sp. 'deep sea':
- a CDS encoding PIN domain-containing protein: MRWVIAIVALLIGYQLTFDALPTVLNFFNVTADKSTQNIITIFSSLIFAIIFFIITPYIFRRMVYYVDSVNIRFQKTPAQDIVVCIVGLVSGLILANLLTIPLVKIPFIGSYLPVVANVLLGYLGLMIAWRKRDELAILLALNKNRSTSKNAQMAAIKVLDTSVIIDGRIADICSTGIIEGTIGIPIFVLQELQYIADSADALRRNRGRRGLDVLNRMQKELGTQVKIFERDYPDITEVDSKLISLAQDLNATIITNDYNLNKVCRVQSVEVLNINELANSVKPVVLPGEEMSVLIIKDGKENSQGIGYLDDGTMIVVEGGRKFINEAVKVVVTSVLQTAAGRMIFTKLSEKAS; the protein is encoded by the coding sequence ATGCGTTGGGTAATAGCCATAGTAGCACTTTTAATTGGGTATCAGTTAACATTTGATGCCTTGCCAACAGTGCTTAATTTCTTTAACGTTACAGCTGATAAATCAACACAAAATATCATAACAATATTTAGTAGCTTAATCTTTGCAATTATATTTTTTATTATTACTCCCTACATCTTCCGTAGAATGGTATACTATGTTGACTCAGTGAATATTCGTTTTCAGAAAACCCCTGCTCAAGACATAGTTGTGTGTATAGTTGGTTTAGTGTCTGGACTTATATTAGCTAATTTATTAACTATACCATTAGTGAAAATACCTTTTATAGGATCTTATCTGCCTGTAGTAGCTAATGTGTTACTTGGCTACTTGGGCTTGATGATAGCTTGGCGAAAACGAGATGAACTGGCAATTTTATTGGCCTTAAATAAAAATAGATCTACATCAAAAAATGCTCAAATGGCTGCCATAAAAGTGCTAGACACTAGTGTAATTATTGATGGAAGAATCGCAGACATCTGTAGTACTGGAATAATTGAAGGCACAATAGGAATACCTATATTTGTATTGCAGGAGCTTCAATACATAGCTGATTCTGCAGATGCATTAAGGCGAAACCGTGGACGTAGAGGTTTAGATGTTTTAAATCGAATGCAAAAAGAACTTGGGACCCAAGTAAAGATATTTGAGAGAGATTATCCAGATATAACTGAGGTAGATAGCAAACTAATAAGCTTAGCACAAGATCTAAATGCTACAATAATTACAAATGACTATAACCTTAATAAAGTATGTAGAGTACAAAGTGTTGAGGTTCTTAATATTAACGAATTAGCCAACTCGGTAAAACCAGTAGTATTGCCTGGTGAAGAGATGTCGGTTTTAATTATCAAAGATGGAAAAGAAAACAGTCAGGGTATTGGTTATCTCGATGACGGTACTATGATTGTAGTAGAAGGTGGCAGAAAGTTCATAAATGAAGCTGTTAAAGTAGTTGTAACAAGTGTATTGCAAACAGCTGCTGGACGTATGATATTTACAAAGCTCTCTGAGAAAGCGAGTTAA
- the rlmB gene encoding 23S rRNA (guanosine(2251)-2'-O)-methyltransferase RlmB: MQLEGRQLVISALKENKQIEKIQMLRNASGDIINEIYKLAKDKRVPIIRVERQKLNSISKTNNHQGVIAILPTWQYSELDDVLTKCSKKDGYPFLLMLDHLNDPHNFGSIIRTADAAGVDGIIIPHRRSVGITEVVMKVSAGAITNVPIVKVTKLNNVLQDLKKQGFWVVGTDANTDKMIYDVDLKMPIVMLIGSEGKGLGKPIKDKCDFLVKLPMKGHVSSLNASVAAGICMFEVVRQQEAVR; this comes from the coding sequence ATGCAACTTGAAGGCAGACAATTAGTGATAAGTGCCTTAAAGGAAAACAAACAAATTGAAAAAATACAAATGTTACGAAATGCTTCGGGCGATATAATTAATGAAATATACAAACTAGCTAAAGATAAAAGGGTACCAATAATTAGGGTAGAGCGACAAAAACTAAATTCCATAAGTAAAACCAATAATCATCAAGGTGTCATAGCTATATTACCAACATGGCAGTATAGCGAATTAGATGATGTACTGACAAAATGCTCCAAAAAAGATGGTTATCCATTTTTACTTATGCTCGACCACTTAAATGACCCCCATAACTTCGGTTCTATAATAAGAACTGCCGATGCTGCTGGAGTAGATGGTATAATAATTCCACACCGCAGAAGTGTTGGCATAACCGAGGTAGTAATGAAGGTTAGTGCAGGTGCAATAACCAACGTACCAATTGTAAAGGTAACAAAGCTTAACAATGTACTTCAAGACCTTAAAAAACAAGGTTTTTGGGTAGTTGGTACCGATGCCAATACCGATAAAATGATTTATGATGTAGACCTAAAAATGCCCATAGTAATGCTAATAGGTAGTGAGGGCAAAGGATTAGGTAAACCTATAAAAGACAAGTGTGACTTTTTAGTAAAGCTACCCATGAAAGGACACGTATCATCCCTAAACGCCTCAGTAGCGGCAGGGATTTGTATGTTTGAGGTAGTAAGACAACAAGAGGCTGTTCGATAG
- the thyX gene encoding FAD-dependent thymidylate synthase — MKVNLLAHTPNPERTVAAAARLCYSAVGAEDLHKDLSEKQVKNLIKKLGSMGHTSTFEHASFTFAIEGVSRVLTHQLVRHRIASYSQKSQRYVTEKDFEYIVPKAIAENQEALKIYEKQMQSAHESYVKLMQLVHKEDARYVLPNATETKIVVTMNARTLLHFFSKRCCLRAQTEIRELADKMLALVKEVAPNLFEVAGPSCVTEGVCYEGKLTCGRAKIVK; from the coding sequence ATAAAAGTTAACTTGCTTGCTCATACCCCCAACCCAGAGAGAACAGTAGCAGCAGCTGCACGTTTGTGTTATTCAGCTGTTGGTGCTGAAGATTTACACAAAGACTTATCTGAAAAACAAGTGAAAAACCTAATAAAAAAACTAGGATCAATGGGACACACCTCTACTTTTGAGCATGCCTCATTTACCTTTGCCATAGAGGGAGTAAGTAGAGTATTAACTCATCAATTAGTTCGTCATAGAATAGCCTCTTATAGCCAAAAATCTCAGCGTTATGTAACCGAAAAGGATTTTGAGTATATAGTGCCAAAGGCAATTGCTGAAAACCAAGAAGCCCTAAAAATCTATGAAAAACAAATGCAATCAGCACATGAATCATATGTTAAACTAATGCAATTAGTCCATAAAGAAGACGCCCGTTATGTATTGCCTAATGCTACAGAGACTAAAATAGTAGTAACAATGAATGCTCGTACTTTATTGCATTTCTTTAGCAAACGTTGCTGCTTAAGAGCCCAAACAGAAATAAGAGAACTGGCAGACAAAATGTTAGCTTTAGTTAAAGAAGTAGCACCCAATCTTTTTGAAGTAGCAGGACCCTCATGTGTAACAGAGGGTGTATGTTATGAGGGTAAATTAACCTGTGGACGAGCTAAAATAGTGAAGTAA
- a CDS encoding ribonuclease III domain-containing protein, whose product MGDAVLELYVRRYLLSRGVKKGAQLQKLALEFVSAKAQAQMIKDNMHLLTEKEHDVWRWGRNSRGGNVPKNTDPVSYRFSTGLETLIGYIYFSEDMERLEELINILIENKKNKVEELK is encoded by the coding sequence ATGGGTGATGCTGTTTTAGAGCTTTATGTAAGAAGGTATCTTTTATCAAGGGGAGTAAAGAAAGGTGCCCAGCTCCAAAAATTAGCCTTAGAATTTGTGTCAGCTAAAGCCCAAGCCCAAATGATTAAAGATAATATGCACTTGCTTACTGAAAAAGAGCATGATGTTTGGCGCTGGGGTAGAAACTCAAGGGGTGGTAATGTGCCCAAAAACACTGATCCAGTAAGCTATAGATTCAGCACAGGACTAGAGACCCTTATTGGTTATATTTATTTTAGTGAAGATATGGAACGTTTAGAGGAGCTTATAAACATCTTAATAGAAAATAAAAAAAATAAAGTGGAGGAACTAAAATGA
- the ispD gene encoding 2-C-methyl-D-erythritol 4-phosphate cytidylyltransferase, whose product MNVSSIILAAGKGTRMNTSSNKILLTLGGHSLLSYSVNIFNKAEKINEIIIVHALNEKKHLIESLKEINFVKPVKYVLGGKSRQESVQNGIKAVDNSCEYIAIHDGARPFISVDFLNDILIKAIETGAVIPALPVKDTIKMVENNKVIGTLERKKLYAVQTPQIFKLKTFLIHQNKQIAVTDDASLIEGNYPVTIFPGSYYNKKITTPEDLLFAEAVIRKVEHLKW is encoded by the coding sequence ATGAATGTAAGCTCAATAATATTAGCAGCTGGTAAAGGAACTAGAATGAACACCTCGAGTAATAAGATACTCTTAACTCTTGGTGGACATTCTCTTTTATCTTATAGCGTTAATATTTTTAATAAAGCCGAAAAAATAAACGAAATAATAATTGTACATGCCTTAAATGAAAAAAAACATTTAATAGAAAGTCTCAAAGAAATTAACTTTGTTAAACCAGTAAAGTATGTTTTAGGAGGTAAATCACGCCAAGAGTCTGTTCAAAACGGAATAAAAGCCGTAGATAACAGCTGTGAATATATAGCAATTCACGATGGGGCACGCCCCTTTATATCAGTTGATTTTCTTAATGATATACTAATTAAAGCCATTGAAACAGGTGCTGTGATACCTGCGTTACCTGTGAAAGATACAATTAAAATGGTTGAAAACAATAAAGTTATAGGTACCTTAGAGCGGAAAAAACTCTATGCTGTACAAACCCCACAAATTTTTAAACTTAAAACATTTTTAATACATCAAAACAAACAAATAGCTGTAACTGATGACGCTTCATTAATTGAGGGTAATTACCCTGTTACAATTTTTCCTGGAAGTTATTATAATAAAAAAATAACTACTCCAGAGGATCTTTTATTTGCCGAGGCAGTTATAAGAAAGGTTGAACATCTAAAATGGTAA
- a CDS encoding DUF1573 domain-containing protein has product MENSQFSKFQESVDENLIRHRSILDITSKLQESNARLNRAIAKAVTSCGCVTIKGECQNIPNNITSYHEVKEHMSNHLSGELCNSCKDAIENELGRCLFYMSALLNIFGLKLDNIIAKEQNRIDTFGIYRLS; this is encoded by the coding sequence ATGGAAAATTCACAATTCTCTAAATTCCAGGAGTCTGTTGATGAAAACTTAATACGTCACCGCAGTATTCTGGATATTACTTCTAAACTTCAAGAATCTAATGCCCGTCTTAACCGTGCCATTGCTAAAGCAGTGACCAGTTGTGGCTGTGTAACTATTAAGGGCGAATGTCAAAACATACCTAACAATATTACATCATACCACGAAGTTAAAGAGCACATGAGCAATCACCTTTCTGGTGAGTTATGTAACTCTTGTAAAGATGCTATTGAGAACGAGCTTGGTAGATGTCTATTCTATATGTCGGCATTATTAAATATTTTTGGATTAAAATTAGATAATATTATTGCAAAAGAACAAAATAGAATTGATACTTTTGGTATTTACAGATTATCGTAG